DNA sequence from the Candidatus Paceibacterota bacterium genome:
AAGGCCTTTCAGAGGATGATATTATTCCCGAATCAGAACTCATCGCTTCTTTCCTAGAACACATCAAAGATGTCAATGAGCAATACAAAAATGAGGAAATCATCAAACGCTGGTTGGCCCTTTCAAAGAACATCGATAAAAATCCTCTCGGCGAATGGGGACGGGCTGATTCTCCAAACATTCATACAAAAGGTATTCGAGACTATGCTTTTCTCGCTATGCGAAAACACGGGTCACCAATTCACTTCAAAGAAATTGCTAAAATCATCAGCGATATTTTTGGAAAAAAGGCTCACGTTGCCACTACCCACAATGAATTGATCAAGGATGATCGTTTTGTGCTCGTCGGTCGCGGTCTCTATGCTCTTTCGGAGTGGGGCTATCTTTCCGGTGTGGTCAAAGACGTTATCAAAAAAGTCCTTGAAAAACACGGGCCTCTCAAGCGTGAAGAGATTATTGATAAAGTTCTCAAGGAACGCTACGTCAAGGAAAACACCATTATGGTCAATCTCCAAAACCCTAAAGTGTTTAAGAAAGATAAGGAAGGTCGGTACACTCTAGTCTAATTTTTTAATAGTGTTGCAGGTCCCCTAGTACAACTTTTGGGAGACCCCGCAGCCAAAGCGTTGGCGAGGATAAGGAAAATTTCAGTAGAAATTTTCCGTGTCTCCCAAAAGTTGTACTAGGGGGACTACACTCTGTTAAAAAAAACTAAACTAGAGTAAAATACTCTTATTGTGATTCAAGAATTCTACGCTTCAATCCTTTCGACACTTTTCGGGCCTGTTATCCGTTTAGTTTATATTGCAGCGGTTATTATTTTGCCAATTATTTTGGCTAGAGCTTTTTGGAGCAATTGGGTGACCTATGTCCGGGCAGTTTTTCTAGCCAAACAAAAATATATTTTGCTCGAGCTTCGCTTGCCGAAAGAACAGCTGAAGAGCCCTTTGGCTATGGAACTTTTTATCACTTCACTTTATCAGACAGGAGGAGAAGGTACTCGCTACGACAAATACTGGCTAGGTGGTATGAGGCCGTGGTTTTCCTTGGAACTGGTATCAATCGATGGAAGAATCCGTTTTTTCATCTGGAGTCGAGAGCGCTGGAAGAGCGTCATAGAGTCGCAGATCTATGGGCAGTACCCAGAAATAGAAATTGCCCAGGTAAATGACTACGCTTCAGGAATTTATTTTGATCCTGAGGTGATAAATATGTTTGCTTGTGATTTTAAAAAAACCGCCGCTTCTCATATACCCATAAAAACCTATTTGGATTTTGGTTTGGATAAGGATCCAAAGGAGGAATTCAAAATCGATCCAATGACACCAGTAATAGAATATCTAGGCTCTCTGCGTAAGGGTGAGCAGGTCTGGATCCAGATTATGATTCGGGCCCACAAAAAGGAAAGAACCCACCCAGATTGGGCATGGTACAACCCTAGCACCTGGTCAAATAAGCCGGTTGGTTGGGAACATGACGCCAAAGCTGACATCAAAAAACGGATGAGCCGCGATAAAAAACCAAAAGAAGGGGAGTTTAATATTGCCGAACTTTCTATGACCAAGGGGGAAAGGGCTGTCGTCGAGGCAATTGAGCACAATCTTTCCAAGATTGCCTTCGATGTCGGCATCAGAGCTATTTATATAGCTAAAAAAGAAGTTTTTAACCCTGGCAGCCTAGCTGGCATGACAGGGTCGTTTAAACAATACAACTCTATTAACCTCAATAGTTTTGCTCCGACCAACGCCACTTCCGTTGATTTGCCCTGGCAGGATTGGAGAGGGATAAAGGTGCCTGCTATGAAGCGCATGATGCTTGGGCTTTATAAAGAACGTTCAATTTTTTATGACGAATTTTTGCCTGGAGGGTACAAACAAAATGTGTTTGTCATGACTACGGAAGAGCTTGCTACGGTGTATCATTTTCCTGGAAGCGTTTCGCGAACGCCGACATTCGAACGTATTGGTTCCAAAAAGGCTGAGCCGCCAGCCAATTTGCCTGTTTAATTTATTTATTTTAATTTTAGATTGCGTGGAGAAAGATTTTAAAAAAAGAATTAAAATAAATATAAAAAAACACCTGATTATTTCAGGCTGTGTTTTTTTAATTTTGCTGGTCCTAGCTTGCTATGCCTTTTACGTAGAATGTTTCAGAACCCCATCTGGTTTTGTCTCGAATACAGTCGTTTCTATCGAAAGAGGTCAGAGTTTGATTTCAGTAGCCCGCGAGCTTCGTCAGGAGCACATCATTACCTCTACTAATGCCTTGATTATTCTTGGGGTGATGTACAAAGCCGAACACACTGTGGTGGCAGGTGATTATCTCTTTGAAAAACCCGTCAGTGTGTTTACAGTGGCTAAAATGATTACGCATGGAGATTTTAGAATGACACCCATCAAGGTAACTATTCCTGAGGGTACAACGGTAGCGGATATTGGAGATATCCTCAAGTCCAAAATTCCTCAATTCGATCAGGTCGCTTTTCTAGCGGAGGCTAGAGGCTTGGAGGGGTATCTTTTTCCGGATACCTATTTTCTTTCGCCCGCTATCACAGCCACAGATACCCTCAATTTCCTTCAAGATAATTTTCAAGAAAAGCTGAAGCCCTTGGAGACCTCTATTTCCCAGTCTGGGAGATCTAGCGAGGATATTATAAAAATGGCCTCAATCCTCGAAGAAGAAGTGCAAACACCAGAGGATCGTGCTATTGTGGCGGGCATCCTTTGGAAAAGAATTGACCAAAACATGCCTCTGCAGGTAGACAGCACTATTGGCTATGTGGTAAACAAAAAAAGTAGCCAACTAACAGTCGCAGATCTAGCCAATCCCAGTCCATACAATACCTATACGCATAGAGGTCTGCCTCCCACTCCGATTTCCAATCCGGGAATCGAAAGTATCATGGCAGCCCTGCAACCAAAGGAAAGCCCATATCTTTATTTTTTGTCTGATTCTAAAGGAATAACTCACTATGCCACCACTTTTGCAGAACATGTCAAAAATAAAAAGAAATATCTCTACTAAAATAAACTTACCTCCTAGGCCAAAAGTCTTCGTCGGTATGTCGGGAGGGGTGGACAGCTCTGTCGCTGCGGCACTTTTGGTACAGCAGGGCTATGAAGTTACAGGAGTTTTTATTAAGACCTGGCATCCAGAGTGGCTGCCATGCACTTGGAAAGAAGAGCGCCGCGACGCGATGCGCGTCGCGGCTCATCTCGGTATCCCTTTTTTCACTTTTGATGCCGAAGAAGTGTATCGCACGGAAGTAGCCGAATCCATGATAGCGGACTATTCTGCTGGCCGCACTCCCAATCCTGATGTCCTTTGCAATAAAACTGTAAAATTCGGTGCCTTCCTTGATTTTGCTCTATCCCAAGGCGCTGATTTTGTAGCCACTGGCCATTACGCAATATGCGAAAAGGAAACTTTTTCCTTGGTTGAGTCCACAGATAAAGAAAAAGATCAAACATATTTTTTGTGGACTCTCACCCGAAAGCAGCTTAAACATATTTTATTTCCAATAGGTCATTATCAAAAAAAACAGGTGAGAGAGCTAGCCAAAAAATTTGGTCTGCCAACCTTTGACAAGAAAGATAGCCAAGGCATCTGCTTTTTAGGTGAGGTAGACATGCAAAAGTTCCTGGAAAGATATATTACACACAGGCCTGGAAACGTCTTAAACTCCAATGGGGAGGTGATTGGTACCCACACAGGAGCACTTTTCTATACTATTGGTACCCGTCGAGGCTTTACGATCACCCAAAAAACGGATCACGACCAATCATATTATGTGGTCGCGAAGAATGTGGTTGAGAATACCCTGACAGTAGCTACCGAAGACCAGAAGCTAGATTTTGGTCTGAAAAATATAGTTCTCACAAACCATGTTTGGAACCTTTTGCCTATAAAAAATCAGGTGTATTCTGCCCGTATACGCTACCGCCAAAAAAAACAATTCTGTACTCTTTGCTTAAAGCAGGGTGGGGACAAAAAAGCGGGAAGGAAATGGGTTGTTTCTTTTCAGGAGCCTCAAGCCGCTCTTTCCTTTGGACAATCCCTGGTAGTGTATGACGAAAAGGGCCGCTGCCTAGGCGGAGGTATATTATCGGAAGAAGCTAGGATATAATACAAAACAATGAAAAAAACTATTTTTATTACCAAGGGCGATGGAGAGCGTGAACTTTTTGACCCGTTAAAACTTGAAATGTCTCTGCGTAAATCCGGGGCTACCGACACGGTCATCACCACTATTGTGAATAAAATATATGAAGATATGAGCGATGGGGTCACCACTACAGCCATCTATCGCTATGCCTTTGATCTGCTCAAGGAAATGCAGAAGCCCGCAGCAGCTCGCTATTCACTCCGCCGCTCCATTATCGAACTTGGCCCTACAGGGTTTCCTTTTGAAAAATACATCGCCGAACTTTTTAAAGCGCGTGGCTACAACGCTCTGGTAGACCAGGTGCTTCTAGGCGCCTGCGTGCCCCACGAAGTAGACGTAGTGGCCTGGGACGAAAAAAAATTATTAATGTCAGAGGTTAAATTTCATGCTGAAATGGGTAACAAGACTGATTTGAAGATTGCCCTTTACGTCAAAGCTAGGTTTGATGATCTCAGACATACTCAGTTCGACTATGGACACCCTCGACACCTAGACGAAGGGTGGCTGATCACCAACACCAAGTTTTCTGAAACCGCTGTGCATTATGGAAAATGTGTTGGTTTAAAAATGCTTAGCTGGAACTATCCAGAGCAGGGCAATTTGCAGGATCTGATAGAGGAACTCAATTTTCACCCCATTACTTCACTCACCACTATTTCTGGCTCCCAAAAAAATATGCTTTTTGAAAATCAAATTGTTTTATGCAAGCAGATCGCTGCGGACACGGGCCTGCTCGATCGCCATCTTTCCCTTTCAGCTGAACAGAAGAAATCTGTACTCGAGGAGTTGGCCTATTTGACTAAGTAATCCATTTCAATCATTCATGAAAAAAAAGCTGCAAGAAAAAAAAGTGATCGCCAAGGAAAAATTTCAAACGGAATGGAATCTCGGCCTTTTTTACACCTCTCCCGCAGACCCAAAAATTGAGCGAGATATCGTCACTATAGAGAAAGCCCATGCGGATTTTGAAAAAAAGTATCGAGGAGAGCTATCCTATACAACAAATGAAAATACCCTCAAAAAAGCCCTTGAGGATTATGAAAAATTGGCAGAACTTTCATCTGCCGCTAGTCCCTTAATTTATTTTTATTTTCGTCAATCATTAAACTCTTCTGAACCAGGGGTTGAGGCCGAAATCAACCGTATCACTGGCCGACTGACCGCGGCTAGCAACAGGGTGCTCTTTTTTGATTTGTCTCTTGGAAAAATACCAAGGACCACTCAAAAAAAGTTCCTAGCCTCAAAGACCCTTAGGGACTTTCATTACCATTTAAAGCTTATCTTTGAGACAGCCCGCTACGATCTGACTGAGTCTGAAGAAAAAATCCTTAGCCTAAAAAGTCTCCCTGCTCACAGTCTATGGATAGATGGGGCAGACAAATTGCTCAACCAACAAACTATTTTATTTAAAAAAGAAAACCTGCCTTTGCCTGCAGCCTTGGGAAAGGTCTCGACTCTGCCGACCAAAGACCGCCGGGCACTCCACACTAGCATCATGAAAAAACTGCGTGAGATAAGTCACTTTGCTGAGGCCGAAATCAATGCTGTCTACACTGATAAAAAAATCAACGATGAATTAAGGGGCTTCAAAGAGCCGTACCAAGCTACTATTCTTTCTCATCAGACCAGTAAGGATATGGTGACCAACCTTGTAGCCACTACGACCCGCCATTTTAATATTAGTCATCGTTTTCATAAACTCAAAGCCCGCCTGCTCAAATTGCCTAATCTCGAATATGCTGATAGGGCGGTCTCTTTAGGCAAGAGTAAACACGTCTCCTTTGAAGAGGGGCTGGCCCTGATCGAAAAAAGTTTTGAAAAACTAGGAGGCAAATATTTAAACATTCTGCACGATTTTTTGAAAAGGGGCCAGATAGATGTTTTTCCAAAAAAAGGCAAGACCGGAGGTGCCTTTTGTGCTGGTGGGGTCTGCAGCCCTACTTTTGTTTTGCTCAATCATATGCCCAACGAGGATTCGATCATGACCTTTGCCCATGAAATGGGGCACGCCTTTCATACCGAATTTTCTAAGGTTCAACGGCCAATGTATCAAGACTACACCACAGCTGTGGCTGAAGTCGCCAGTACTTTTTTTGAGAATATCGTTTTTGAGGAAATTTTTGAGAGACTGAGCGCTAGGGAAAAAATTGCTGCCCTCCACGACCGTATTAATGACGATATTTCAACTATTTTTCGTCAGATAGCCTGCTTCAATTTTGAATATGATTTACATAATGGCATCCGCACTAAGGGAGCCCTTTCAAAAGAAGAAATTAGTGCTCTTTTAAATAAGCATATGAGTGCCTATCTTGGCCCAGCCATGAAATTAAAAGAAGATGACGGCTACTTTTTTGTA
Encoded proteins:
- a CDS encoding M3 family oligoendopeptidase, which codes for MKKKLQEKKVIAKEKFQTEWNLGLFYTSPADPKIERDIVTIEKAHADFEKKYRGELSYTTNENTLKKALEDYEKLAELSSAASPLIYFYFRQSLNSSEPGVEAEINRITGRLTAASNRVLFFDLSLGKIPRTTQKKFLASKTLRDFHYHLKLIFETARYDLTESEEKILSLKSLPAHSLWIDGADKLLNQQTILFKKENLPLPAALGKVSTLPTKDRRALHTSIMKKLREISHFAEAEINAVYTDKKINDELRGFKEPYQATILSHQTSKDMVTNLVATTTRHFNISHRFHKLKARLLKLPNLEYADRAVSLGKSKHVSFEEGLALIEKSFEKLGGKYLNILHDFLKRGQIDVFPKKGKTGGAFCAGGVCSPTFVLLNHMPNEDSIMTFAHEMGHAFHTEFSKVQRPMYQDYTTAVAEVASTFFENIVFEEIFERLSAREKIAALHDRINDDISTIFRQIACFNFEYDLHNGIRTKGALSKEEISALLNKHMSAYLGPAMKLKEDDGYFFVNWSHIRRFFYVYSYAYGQLISKALYASYRADPKFLLKIEEFLMAGGSKSPEDIFKSIGIDTTKPAFFERGLQSIQDDITRLEKLAKSQKLI
- the mnmA gene encoding tRNA 2-thiouridine(34) synthase MnmA — encoded protein: MPPLLQNMSKIKRNISTKINLPPRPKVFVGMSGGVDSSVAAALLVQQGYEVTGVFIKTWHPEWLPCTWKEERRDAMRVAAHLGIPFFTFDAEEVYRTEVAESMIADYSAGRTPNPDVLCNKTVKFGAFLDFALSQGADFVATGHYAICEKETFSLVESTDKEKDQTYFLWTLTRKQLKHILFPIGHYQKKQVRELAKKFGLPTFDKKDSQGICFLGEVDMQKFLERYITHRPGNVLNSNGEVIGTHTGALFYTIGTRRGFTITQKTDHDQSYYVVAKNVVENTLTVATEDQKLDFGLKNIVLTNHVWNLLPIKNQVYSARIRYRQKKQFCTLCLKQGGDKKAGRKWVVSFQEPQAALSFGQSLVVYDEKGRCLGGGILSEEARI
- a CDS encoding ATPase: MKKTIFITKGDGERELFDPLKLEMSLRKSGATDTVITTIVNKIYEDMSDGVTTTAIYRYAFDLLKEMQKPAAARYSLRRSIIELGPTGFPFEKYIAELFKARGYNALVDQVLLGACVPHEVDVVAWDEKKLLMSEVKFHAEMGNKTDLKIALYVKARFDDLRHTQFDYGHPRHLDEGWLITNTKFSETAVHYGKCVGLKMLSWNYPEQGNLQDLIEELNFHPITSLTTISGSQKNMLFENQIVLCKQIAADTGLLDRHLSLSAEQKKSVLEELAYLTK
- the mltG gene encoding endolytic transglycosylase MltG, with protein sequence MEKDFKKRIKINIKKHLIISGCVFLILLVLACYAFYVECFRTPSGFVSNTVVSIERGQSLISVARELRQEHIITSTNALIILGVMYKAEHTVVAGDYLFEKPVSVFTVAKMITHGDFRMTPIKVTIPEGTTVADIGDILKSKIPQFDQVAFLAEARGLEGYLFPDTYFLSPAITATDTLNFLQDNFQEKLKPLETSISQSGRSSEDIIKMASILEEEVQTPEDRAIVAGILWKRIDQNMPLQVDSTIGYVVNKKSSQLTVADLANPSPYNTYTHRGLPPTPISNPGIESIMAALQPKESPYLYFLSDSKGITHYATTFAEHVKNKKKYLY
- a CDS encoding sigma factor-like helix-turn-helix DNA-binding protein is translated as MTHTLSFKPKQVTKRLLSALPTRAREVIIKRYGLGKDTEKMTLEGIGETYNITRERVRQIENAGLANIRKSSYFKQEKATFDELEKVIRTMGGIIAEEDLLKSFSKDKSTQNHIHFILVIGDAFKKEKEDDEFKHRWNVDPELAKKVHESLRKLYKGLSEDDIIPESELIASFLEHIKDVNEQYKNEEIIKRWLALSKNIDKNPLGEWGRADSPNIHTKGIRDYAFLAMRKHGSPIHFKEIAKIISDIFGKKAHVATTHNELIKDDRFVLVGRGLYALSEWGYLSGVVKDVIKKVLEKHGPLKREEIIDKVLKERYVKENTIMVNLQNPKVFKKDKEGRYTLV